The following DNA comes from Papaver somniferum cultivar HN1 chromosome 4, ASM357369v1, whole genome shotgun sequence.
AAGCGACAATGAGTATGTGGTGTAGATCCCTAATGATGAGCCAAGACGTCGTAATAGAAAGAGCCACCCAACTTATACAGGGGAAACATAAGgccagcctcgaaggcccccaCGGTTGTCAGCAGATGAAAGTCATCGAACTTATAATTCTTAATCAAATCATGAGTTAGATCGTCATCAGGAGCATAAAACTTAACGTAGAAAGATTTGAGCTCATGCTTTACCTTGAACACCTCGAGATCTATGTGTTTAAAAGTAACCTTCTTTTTACCGACCGAGACGCTTCGTATAACTGGGGCAGCATTAGAATCATCAGCTTTATCCGACGATGGCCTCTTCAGGGGACTCATATCCGAAGCTATCCTCTTGGTTGGAGGATTTATCGATGGGTCAGCCTTCGGTGCAGCACCTTTGGAAGATTTCCCCTTCAATGAAGCAGTAGATGAGGGGACCGTAGACTTCTGAGAAGGCTTCGTAGTAGGAGCAATAGAACGAAGAGGTTGTATATGTAGCGGCTCAGCACGTTGAGGAGTAGGAGGCGGCGCACTCGTCGGTTCAGCACGCTGAGATGCAGGAGGACGATTAACAGCATATCGGGAACCCTGAGAACTCCTCGGCAGATCCCCTCTCTTGGCAGATGAAACTCGGGGACCAGACGCAGATGAAGTCTTCTGAGCTCGAGGATCTGGATGGGGATACCTAGGTGGACCACACTTCGGTGGAGATACATCAGGACTTTTGGATGGAGGAGATTTATAAGGGCTCGATG
Coding sequences within:
- the LOC113273116 gene encoding extensin-like, with the translated sequence MADCHRIPYQTPPSSPYKSPPSKSPDVSPPKCGPPRYPHPDPRAQKTSSASGPRVSSAKRGDLPRSSQGSRYAVNRPPASQRAEPTSAPPPTPQRAEPLHIQPLRSIAPTTKPSQKSTVPSSTASLKGKSSKGAAPKADPSINPPTKRIASDMSPLKRPSSDKADDSNAAPVIRSVSVGKKKVTFKHIDLEVFKVKHELKSFYVKFYAPDDDLTHDLIKNYKFDDFHLLTTVGAFEAGLMFPLYKLGGSFYYDVLAHH